The Nitrospira sp. genomic sequence CGATCTCCTTGGCCTTCTCCATCGTTAGCCCGCTTTGAATCTTGGCCACCTGCCGGGCCAACCCGCCCAGCGCCGGCTCCACCGCACCGAACGTGAAGGCTTTAACCGACACGTTGCGCTTCACCAGTTTCCCCCGCACAATGTCCACGACACTTTTTAATTTGTACTCGTCATCCGATACGATCACGAGTTCCATCTCTTTCTCCTTGAGGACGAGCTCGGTCTTTGTCGCTTTAAAATCAAAGCGCTGGCCGATTTCCTTGAGCGACTGGTCAACCGCATTCTTTACTTCCTGCATATCCACCTTAGACACCACATCGA encodes the following:
- a CDS encoding YajQ family cyclic di-GMP-binding protein translates to MADLFSFDVVSKVDMQEVKNAVDQSLKEIGQRFDFKATKTELVLKEKEMELVIVSDDEYKLKSVVDIVRGKLVKRNVSVKAFTFGAVEPALGGLARQVAKIQSGLTMEKAKEIVKEIKDGKLKVQAQIQGEQVRVQSKSKDELQVAIGFLKKKEFEVDLQFTNYR